From one Deinococcus sp. QL22 genomic stretch:
- a CDS encoding amino acid adenylation domain-containing protein codes for MTVTGPPSHLPADQASTQPSDPLAHLTPDQKRALLLRLLQEKEVAAAAAPAVPTRAALPTVTPDPAHAHAPFPLTDIQHAYWLGRTKGLELGGVGAHVYSEFDLTITDRAMTDVGRMARAWQQVVARHAQLRIVVQPDGLQRVLEQVPDVEIVETDLTGLTAAESEARLSAHRADMQARVYDPAVWPMFDLRALRLASGVTRVCVSFDMLLLDLRSFQLVLEDWLVYYNNPDAALPPLPITFREYCQAEATLEGSELRATSKAYWTARLPELPPAPELPRPRTLDSVSQDSPEGRTFSRRSARLEPQEWQALKMLANQHGVTPASVLLGAFGTVLAGWSGSRRFTLNLTVFNRLPLHAAVPRLVGDFTGTTLLAFDFKPTEAFSARAARLQSQLWADLEHRYYSGVQVMRDITRETGVRHALCPVVFTSHLAGGHSAQDTIPPPLPVQVVYGLSQTPQVNLDYQVFEQGGGLNISWDARAALFAPSVLDEMFAANLRLLHDLASGAAWTATHHPLAPAHQLAARATGPAPGFEHNPHRSPATLPGLFESRAAVQPSAPALIAGDQVWTYGQLDTLTAAWAQALRAAGVGAGQPVALVMEHGWEGAAAALAVMRAGGAYLPIDPDQPHERILNVLHSSGAQLALTQPHVLARWPAPPGLTVWPFTDSPPPAAKVPLPTVLPTDLAYIIYTSGSTGQPKGVMIDHRGSVTTVLDVNHRFAIGPADRVLGVSALTFDLSVYDLFGTFAAGAALVLPTHTGRRDPDHWRHLIGTHSVTVWNSVPALLTMLLENGLIGSDGSSDLASLRLLLLSGDWIPLGLLPTVQKHLPQAQLISLGGATEASIWSILHEVDRPDPGWASVPYGRAMSYQTVQVLDSALNPAPDLAPGELFIGGVGVALGYWQDAERSASRFFVHPRTGERLYRTGDLGRVLPGGTLELLGRVDRQVKLRGHRIELGEVEAAIRAVPGVRDTLVTVRPGPAGQPTLTAYLIPDAMPEVAGPDSLVAELLQAADTLRPYQSGNAELDAELKLLTTLEARAAFKQQSSVSRFESGPTFPLTSPAGPHLERLRARRSFRRYALEPLPAPVFGAWLGALLPDPLTGRRRYASAGDLYPLSAYVWARAGRIEGLNAGLHVLDTASGCLRAVPDAPPLPRAAYHPLINRPMFDEAAFALFLVADLRTIAPVYGDRSIHFCTLEAGLMTGLLELQAASTALGVCQVGELNDSAVARALCLGAAQRPIHSLVGGLLEPDRMAATRAASIADLRPEARFARLLHRVTAASGPEEGLP; via the coding sequence ATGACCGTCACTGGCCCGCCCTCCCATCTCCCAGCAGACCAAGCGTCAACTCAGCCATCAGACCCACTGGCGCACCTGACCCCTGATCAAAAACGGGCCTTGCTGTTGCGCCTACTGCAAGAAAAAGAAGTGGCGGCAGCGGCGGCCCCAGCTGTTCCGACTCGTGCAGCCCTGCCCACTGTCACGCCTGACCCGGCCCACGCGCACGCTCCCTTCCCACTCACCGATATTCAGCACGCTTACTGGCTGGGCCGCACAAAAGGACTGGAATTGGGCGGCGTGGGAGCGCACGTCTACAGTGAATTTGACCTAACGATAACGGATAGGGCGATGACCGACGTGGGGCGCATGGCGCGGGCGTGGCAACAAGTCGTCGCCCGCCACGCTCAACTCAGGATCGTCGTGCAGCCGGACGGTCTTCAGCGTGTGCTGGAGCAGGTGCCCGATGTTGAGATTGTCGAAACTGACCTCACGGGCCTGACCGCCGCTGAGAGTGAGGCCCGCCTGAGCGCCCACCGTGCCGACATGCAGGCCCGCGTATACGACCCCGCCGTGTGGCCCATGTTCGACCTGCGGGCGCTGCGTCTCGCGTCCGGTGTCACGCGGGTGTGCGTGTCCTTCGACATGCTGCTGCTCGACCTGCGCTCCTTTCAACTGGTGCTGGAAGACTGGTTGGTGTATTACAACAACCCCGATGCCGCGCTGCCGCCGCTGCCGATCACCTTCCGCGAGTACTGCCAGGCCGAAGCCACCCTGGAAGGTTCTGAGCTGCGGGCCACCTCGAAGGCGTACTGGACGGCCCGTCTACCTGAACTCCCCCCCGCACCCGAATTGCCCCGGCCCCGCACTCTCGATTCCGTATCCCAAGACAGTCCCGAAGGACGTACGTTTTCTCGTCGCAGCGCCCGCCTGGAGCCGCAGGAGTGGCAAGCGCTCAAAATGTTGGCGAACCAACACGGTGTCACGCCCGCCAGTGTGCTGCTGGGTGCGTTCGGCACGGTATTGGCGGGCTGGAGCGGAAGCCGCCGCTTTACGCTGAACCTGACTGTCTTCAACCGCCTGCCACTGCATGCCGCCGTGCCCCGATTGGTGGGCGACTTTACCGGAACCACGCTGCTGGCCTTCGATTTCAAGCCCACCGAAGCCTTTAGCGCCCGCGCCGCTCGGCTTCAGTCGCAGTTGTGGGCCGACCTGGAGCACCGCTATTACAGCGGCGTACAGGTCATGCGCGACATAACACGGGAAACAGGAGTGCGTCACGCCCTGTGTCCCGTCGTGTTTACCAGTCACCTTGCAGGTGGGCACAGCGCCCAAGACACCATTCCGCCGCCGCTGCCCGTACAGGTGGTGTACGGCCTGTCGCAGACCCCGCAAGTCAACCTCGACTATCAGGTGTTCGAGCAGGGCGGCGGCCTGAATATTTCTTGGGACGCCCGCGCCGCGCTGTTTGCTCCCAGCGTGCTGGACGAGATGTTTGCGGCCAACCTGCGCCTGTTGCATGACCTTGCCAGCGGCGCGGCATGGACAGCCACCCATCATCCGCTTGCTCCGGCGCACCAATTGGCGGCGCGGGCCACGGGTCCCGCTCCCGGTTTTGAACACAATCCCCACCGCAGCCCGGCCACCCTGCCCGGCCTGTTCGAGTCCCGCGCCGCCGTACAGCCCAGCGCCCCTGCCCTGATTGCAGGCGACCAAGTTTGGACTTACGGCCAACTGGACACCCTGACCGCAGCTTGGGCGCAGGCTCTGCGGGCCGCTGGCGTGGGCGCAGGCCAACCCGTCGCACTGGTCATGGAGCACGGCTGGGAAGGCGCGGCGGCGGCGTTGGCGGTGATGCGGGCGGGCGGCGCGTATTTGCCCATTGACCCCGACCAGCCCCATGAACGCATCCTCAATGTGCTGCACTCCAGCGGCGCACAATTGGCGTTGACGCAGCCGCATGTGCTGGCCCGCTGGCCTGCCCCACCCGGCCTGACCGTATGGCCCTTCACTGATTCGCCGCCGCCCGCCGCGAAGGTGCCGCTTCCCACGGTGTTGCCCACCGACCTCGCCTACATCATCTACACGTCCGGCTCCACGGGGCAGCCCAAAGGCGTGATGATCGATCACCGCGGTTCAGTCACTACCGTACTGGACGTAAACCACCGCTTCGCCATCGGCCCGGCTGACCGGGTGTTGGGCGTGTCGGCTCTCACCTTCGACTTGTCGGTGTACGACCTATTCGGCACCTTCGCGGCGGGCGCGGCGCTGGTGCTGCCTACCCACACGGGCCGCCGCGACCCCGACCACTGGCGGCACCTGATTGGGACTCACAGCGTCACGGTCTGGAATTCGGTTCCGGCGCTGCTGACAATGCTTCTGGAGAACGGGCTGATCGGGTCTGACGGTTCTTCCGATTTGGCTTCCCTCCGCCTGCTCCTACTCAGCGGTGACTGGATTCCGTTGGGCCTGTTGCCAACCGTGCAAAAGCACTTGCCGCAGGCTCAGTTGATCAGTTTGGGCGGGGCAACCGAAGCTTCTATCTGGTCGATTTTGCACGAAGTGGACAGACCGGATCCTGGCTGGGCCAGCGTTCCGTATGGCCGCGCCATGTCCTATCAAACGGTGCAGGTGCTCGATTCCGCCCTGAATCCCGCGCCTGATCTGGCCCCCGGAGAGTTGTTTATTGGCGGCGTAGGCGTGGCGCTGGGCTACTGGCAGGACGCCGAACGCAGCGCCTCCCGCTTTTTTGTGCATCCACGCACCGGAGAAAGGCTGTACCGCACGGGCGATTTGGGGCGCGTGCTGCCGGGCGGAACCTTAGAGTTGCTGGGCCGCGTCGACCGTCAAGTCAAACTTCGCGGCCACCGCATCGAACTCGGAGAAGTCGAAGCCGCCATCCGCGCGGTGCCGGGCGTGCGGGACACATTGGTCACGGTGCGCCCCGGCCCCGCCGGACAGCCGACGCTCACGGCTTACCTCATTCCAGACGCCATGCCTGAAGTTGCTGGCCCAGATTCCCTCGTGGCCGAACTACTGCAAGCTGCCGATACCCTGCGCCCCTACCAGAGTGGCAACGCCGAGCTAGACGCAGAACTGAAGCTGTTGACCACGCTGGAGGCCCGCGCCGCCTTTAAGCAACAATCGTCCGTCTCTCGTTTTGAAAGCGGCCCGACTTTTCCGCTCACTTCGCCCGCTGGCCCGCACCTGGAGCGGCTCCGCGCCCGCCGCAGCTTCCGCCGCTACGCGCTGGAGCCACTGCCCGCGCCTGTCTTCGGAGCGTGGCTGGGCGCGCTCCTGCCCGATCCCCTTACCGGGCGGCGGCGCTACGCCTCGGCGGGCGACCTGTACCCGTTGAGCGCGTACGTGTGGGCACGGGCAGGCCGTATTGAAGGGCTGAACGCTGGCCTGCACGTCCTCGACACCGCTTCCGGCTGCCTGCGTGCCGTCCCCGACGCGCCGCCTCTGCCCCGCGCCGCCTACCATCCCCTCATCAACCGCCCCATGTTCGACGAGGCCGCCTTCGCTCTATTCTTGGTGGCCGATCTGCGGACTATCGCCCCGGTATACGGCGACCGCTCGATTCACTTTTGTACGCTTGAGGCGGGCCTGATGACCGGCCTGCTGGAGCTTCAGGCTGCGTCTACGGCGCTGGGGGTGTGTCAGGTGGGCGAGTTGAACGACTCCGCTGTAGCCCGCGCCCTGTGCCTCGGCGCCGCGCAACGCCCCATCCATTCGTTGGTGGGCGGCCTACTGGAACCCGACCGAATGGCGGCCACCCGCGCCGCCAGCATTGCCGATCTGCGCCCGGAAGCCCGCTTTGCCCGCTTGCTGCACCGGGTCACGGCGGCTTCCGGGCCAGAGGAAGGCCTGCCATGA
- a CDS encoding aminotransferase class III-fold pyridoxal phosphate-dependent enzyme produces MTAAPLALDAEQKRALNLLAAGNRDVLGVLAGVATRQRRSLEWHARAQQALSGGRSQLPYFSPVLPLCLAEAQAGRFVCTDGHEFVDAHMGYTAGILGHNPPAVVTALAAALGKGPGAGYFVAQQVELAETICALVPGMERVAFLHAGADAVTAAVRLCRAATRRTLIAKFEGCYHGWHESGLVNPALTWAGRTPEGPLESIAPEVATGGVSRAAGAEFLILPYGDPVALQLIRDHAAQLAGVLLDPVPRFMMNDLAGAQAFAQQLRSVTAELGIPLICDEVVTGFRLAPGGVAEAFGVQPDLSCFGKITGGLGLPLSVVGGRADLMNRATTAGLVNDYVSQKVWISTTAAANSLSVTASLAALRATAQAGAGLFAPLDAHHAHLKTQVDALAAQSGLPLRLDGHPRLYSMLAFALPSPDAEFTPFPDAHNPARAYFRAFTPANVRAARLLTLYLRLMDVYMETLPTVDLSAAHTAADVAQLSAGLTEAVGRMQAHGVFA; encoded by the coding sequence ATGACCGCCGCGCCGCTGGCACTGGACGCCGAGCAAAAGCGGGCGCTGAACCTGTTGGCTGCCGGAAACCGCGATGTTCTGGGCGTGCTGGCCGGGGTTGCCACCCGCCAGCGCCGATCGTTGGAGTGGCACGCCCGCGCCCAACAAGCCCTCAGCGGAGGCCGCTCGCAACTGCCGTATTTCAGCCCGGTTTTACCGCTGTGCCTAGCAGAAGCGCAGGCGGGCCGATTCGTGTGCACCGATGGGCACGAGTTTGTAGACGCGCACATGGGCTACACGGCGGGCATTTTGGGCCACAATCCGCCCGCCGTGGTGACCGCCCTCGCCGCCGCCCTGGGCAAAGGCCCCGGCGCAGGCTATTTCGTGGCTCAACAGGTGGAATTGGCCGAAACCATCTGTGCCCTGGTTCCGGGAATGGAGCGGGTGGCTTTCTTGCACGCCGGGGCCGACGCGGTAACTGCCGCCGTGCGCCTGTGCCGCGCCGCCACCCGCCGTACCCTGATTGCCAAATTCGAGGGCTGTTATCACGGCTGGCACGAATCAGGTCTCGTGAATCCGGCCCTGACTTGGGCAGGCCGCACCCCAGAGGGCCCGCTGGAGAGCATCGCGCCCGAAGTCGCCACCGGGGGCGTGTCTCGGGCGGCGGGCGCAGAATTTCTGATCTTGCCCTACGGCGATCCCGTCGCCCTGCAACTGATCCGCGACCACGCCGCGCAGTTGGCGGGCGTGCTGCTCGACCCCGTGCCCCGCTTCATGATGAACGACCTGGCGGGCGCACAGGCATTTGCTCAGCAACTCCGCAGCGTCACCGCAGAGCTGGGCATCCCGCTCATTTGTGACGAAGTGGTTACCGGCTTTCGCCTCGCTCCGGGTGGGGTGGCCGAAGCCTTTGGTGTGCAGCCGGATCTGAGCTGCTTTGGTAAAATTACGGGTGGTTTGGGGCTGCCTCTTAGCGTGGTCGGGGGCCGCGCCGACCTGATGAACCGCGCCACCACCGCCGGCTTGGTCAACGATTACGTCAGCCAAAAGGTCTGGATCAGTACCACCGCCGCCGCCAATTCCCTGAGTGTCACGGCGTCGCTGGCGGCGTTGCGGGCCACCGCGCAGGCTGGAGCAGGTCTCTTCGCACCGCTGGATGCCCACCACGCCCACCTGAAAACCCAAGTCGATGCACTCGCCGCCCAAAGTGGCCTCCCCCTGCGTCTCGACGGTCACCCGCGCCTGTATTCCATGCTGGCTTTTGCTCTGCCCTCGCCCGATGCTGAGTTCACGCCGTTCCCTGACGCCCACAACCCCGCCCGCGCCTATTTCCGTGCCTTTACACCTGCAAACGTGCGGGCGGCCCGCTTGCTCACGCTGTACTTGCGGCTTATGGACGTGTACATGGAAACGTTGCCCACCGTAGACCTGTCGGCGGCGCACACGGCAGCAGACGTGGCCCAACTTTCGGCGGGTCTGACTGAAGCGGTGGGCCGCATGCAGGCGCACGGGGTCTTTGCATGA
- a CDS encoding thioester reductase domain-containing protein, translating to MSQRTPTQFISTPLTPTQRTLLARLLAEQELAPPPASAAEQLSADVLAELERRLPAHLIPRQFAVLPAFPLTANGKVDPTALPDPAPTAAGHAASPRTDLERDVLAVFCEVLNRPALGIHDDFFLMGGDSLLATELGAKLRDRLGVTLPVALMFSSPTPAGVAAGVAVAQRTRPTTPDSLDLSEFEADDTDLEQSTDLLRADVNLAAEIRPAPGAETTPPGQWRAVFLTGATGFFGSHLLAELLATTSLTVHCLVRADSSEAALERLRAAQQRFCPDRIWDASRIRTHPGDLTFPHFGLGEARFSALAEEVDALFHAGATVNFAYAYATLKPSNVDACADLFRLAVRGHLKPVHFVSTIHLFSSSRLLGRARIAETEHIDALPTVTGGYAQSRWVAERVAAQACRRGIPVTIYRPSIIGGDTRTGVSNENDALCRLLRGCVQLGAAPNIRSGLNIVSADYAASGLVRLALDETSQGQTYHLVNPEISALNDIFEYLRASGYPLDTTDYGDWQARIEAAGPENSLYTLLPLIAHLGVAEATGLRPPHFDGAQAVARLAPMGLTCPPVTANLIQFYLSGMVKSGFLPSPSAGKS from the coding sequence ATGAGCCAACGGACGCCCACCCAATTCATCTCCACTCCACTCACACCGACGCAGCGCACGTTACTGGCCCGCCTATTGGCCGAGCAGGAGCTTGCGCCGCCGCCTGCCTCCGCCGCCGAGCAACTCAGCGCAGACGTGCTGGCGGAACTGGAACGCCGCCTGCCCGCCCACCTGATTCCCCGCCAGTTTGCCGTGCTGCCCGCCTTTCCCCTCACGGCCAACGGCAAAGTAGACCCCACCGCGCTGCCCGACCCGGCCCCCACAGCGGCAGGCCACGCCGCCTCACCGCGCACCGACCTGGAGCGCGACGTGTTGGCCGTCTTCTGCGAAGTCCTGAACCGCCCTGCTCTCGGCATTCACGACGACTTTTTCCTGATGGGCGGTGATTCACTGCTGGCAACGGAATTGGGGGCCAAACTGCGCGACCGCTTGGGTGTGACCCTGCCCGTGGCCCTGATGTTTTCGTCGCCTACACCAGCAGGAGTGGCGGCGGGCGTGGCTGTGGCCCAAAGAACCCGGCCCACAACACCGGACTCCCTCGACCTCTCCGAATTCGAGGCCGACGACACCGACTTGGAACAGTCCACCGACCTCTTACGGGCCGATGTGAATCTGGCCGCCGAGATTCGGCCTGCGCCTGGGGCCGAAACCACGCCGCCGGGGCAATGGCGGGCCGTCTTCCTGACCGGAGCCACCGGGTTTTTTGGCTCGCATCTGCTGGCCGAACTGTTGGCGACGACAAGCCTGACCGTGCATTGCTTGGTTCGCGCCGACTCGTCGGAAGCCGCCCTAGAACGCTTACGGGCCGCTCAGCAGCGATTCTGTCCGGACAGAATTTGGGATGCCAGCCGTATCCGTACCCATCCCGGCGACCTGACTTTTCCCCACTTTGGGCTGGGAGAGGCTAGATTTTCCGCCCTAGCTGAAGAAGTCGACGCCCTGTTTCACGCCGGGGCCACTGTGAATTTTGCTTACGCTTACGCCACCCTTAAACCCAGCAACGTGGACGCCTGCGCCGACCTGTTCCGGCTGGCGGTGCGCGGCCACCTGAAGCCCGTCCATTTTGTGAGTACCATTCACCTGTTCAGCAGTTCGCGTTTGCTGGGCCGCGCCCGGATTGCCGAAACCGAACACATAGACGCCCTGCCCACCGTGACGGGCGGGTATGCCCAAAGCCGCTGGGTGGCCGAACGTGTGGCGGCGCAGGCGTGTCGGCGCGGCATTCCGGTCACCATTTACCGCCCCAGCATCATTGGCGGCGATACGCGCACGGGTGTCAGCAACGAGAACGACGCGCTGTGCCGCCTGCTGCGGGGCTGCGTTCAACTGGGTGCTGCTCCCAACATCCGCAGCGGCCTGAACATCGTCAGTGCCGACTACGCTGCCTCCGGACTGGTGCGCTTGGCGCTGGACGAAACTTCGCAGGGGCAGACCTACCATCTCGTCAACCCCGAAATCAGCGCCCTGAACGACATTTTTGAATACCTCCGCGCTTCCGGCTACCCGCTAGACACCACCGATTACGGCGACTGGCAGGCCCGCATCGAGGCGGCGGGGCCAGAAAACTCGCTCTACACATTGCTGCCCCTGATCGCCCATCTGGGCGTGGCCGAGGCGACTGGGTTGCGGCCGCCGCATTTTGACGGAGCGCAGGCGGTGGCCCGGCTCGCCCCGATGGGCCTGACCTGCCCGCCCGTGACTGCCAACCTGATACAGTTTTACCTGTCAGGCATGGTCAAGAGTGGGTTTTTACCCTCTCCGAGTGCAGGAAAGTCATGA
- a CDS encoding 3-oxoacyl-ACP synthase III family protein yields the protein MIAARLEAVAVHLPQHIETNADLHAQFPDWNVPEAAKHTGVVQRHISAPGETALDLAEAACRKLFADQPELPSRLDTIIFCTQTPDHRLPSNACLLHGRLELPQHVAAFDINLACSGFTYSLILASSLLASGAAHNVLIVTADTYTKLISPQDRSTRLLFGDGAAATWVTEGDDTSYIVGSAWGTDGSLKDAFCVPGGAARLPTPPEPLPEVTDGPNMRTRDQIHMNGKTMLGFTYRMVPPHLQALLAAHGATTEDVRLFLFHQASHMVLDGLRSRLNLPPERMPRTLATTGNTVSASIPILLYSVLHGPHDLKRGDLLLLSGFGAGLSWASVLLRY from the coding sequence ATGATTGCCGCCCGCCTGGAAGCAGTGGCGGTGCATCTGCCCCAGCACATAGAAACCAATGCCGACTTGCACGCTCAATTTCCAGACTGGAATGTCCCCGAAGCGGCCAAGCATACAGGCGTGGTGCAGCGCCACATCAGCGCCCCCGGTGAAACAGCCCTCGATTTGGCTGAAGCCGCCTGCCGCAAGCTGTTTGCCGATCAGCCCGAACTGCCGAGCCGCCTCGACACCATTATTTTTTGCACCCAAACGCCTGATCACCGCCTGCCTTCCAACGCCTGCTTGCTGCACGGACGGCTGGAGTTGCCCCAGCATGTCGCTGCCTTCGATATCAATTTGGCCTGCTCCGGTTTTACCTACAGCCTCATTCTGGCCTCCAGTCTGCTGGCCTCTGGCGCGGCCCATAACGTGCTGATCGTCACTGCCGATACCTACACCAAGCTGATCAGTCCCCAAGATCGCTCGACTCGCCTCTTGTTTGGCGACGGCGCGGCGGCCACCTGGGTCACTGAGGGAGACGATACTTCTTACATAGTGGGTTCGGCGTGGGGCACCGATGGCAGCTTGAAAGACGCCTTTTGTGTGCCTGGCGGCGCGGCCCGCCTGCCCACCCCGCCCGAACCCCTGCCCGAAGTCACCGATGGCCCCAACATGCGCACCCGCGACCAAATTCACATGAACGGCAAAACCATGCTGGGCTTTACTTACCGGATGGTGCCGCCCCACCTTCAGGCGTTGCTGGCCGCACACGGAGCTACCACCGAAGACGTGCGCCTGTTCCTGTTTCATCAGGCGTCCCATATGGTGCTCGACGGCCTGCGCTCCCGCCTGAACTTGCCCCCAGAGCGAATGCCGCGCACACTGGCAACCACCGGAAACACCGTGTCGGCGTCTATCCCTATTTTGCTGTATAGCGTGTTGCACGGGCCGCACGATTTGAAACGCGGCGACCTTCTTTTGCTGAGCGGTTTTGGCGCAGGCTTATCATGGGCCAGCGTGCTGCTGCGGTACTGA
- a CDS encoding GNAT family N-acetyltransferase, which yields MGRIEVRPFDGNPADLAALINLSWQNRYLARDLIPVYDAQTLGWQVLNTGEDSRDFRLAAYDGGRLVGCFLAGRLTLRVGAEIRHGTQGSYFSVHPDYAARGVASRLMNALERAHRRHQLDFMLGYVNAAPHTPAAQFWTAFQRAFPARYRPLKSVHFWVRFLNARAAAGALGHPAERAGLRILSALQSAPRRLNAAQNSGEVRSFTPADLPACHLFLDRAAAHSDLAQLWDASALAHQLYSPPVSHTLVSALNGHIQGFSTSFAWPLHSRSSLPAEAIDLLLLDDLTPAARCHLLQATAAASAERGAWLTLAARTDACHAATFLACGFVPVPQVCTLMLLFPVPDLKLDDLRTVGPLRLR from the coding sequence ATGGGCCGGATAGAGGTTCGCCCCTTCGACGGCAATCCGGCAGACCTGGCCGCCCTGATCAATCTCTCTTGGCAGAACCGTTACCTCGCACGCGACCTGATTCCTGTGTACGACGCGCAAACTCTGGGATGGCAAGTGCTGAATACAGGCGAAGACAGTCGAGATTTTCGCTTGGCCGCTTACGACGGCGGGCGTTTGGTGGGCTGTTTTCTGGCCGGTCGCCTGACGCTGCGTGTGGGTGCTGAGATCCGGCACGGCACACAGGGCAGCTATTTCAGCGTGCATCCCGACTATGCCGCACGCGGAGTTGCTAGCCGCCTGATGAATGCGCTCGAGCGGGCGCACCGTCGGCACCAGTTGGATTTTATGCTGGGCTATGTCAACGCTGCGCCTCACACGCCCGCCGCGCAGTTTTGGACGGCGTTCCAGCGGGCGTTTCCGGCCCGCTACCGCCCGTTGAAATCCGTACATTTTTGGGTGCGGTTTCTAAATGCCCGCGCAGCGGCCGGGGCACTGGGCCATCCCGCCGAACGCGCCGGACTGCGGATCTTGTCGGCTCTGCAAAGCGCACCCAGACGCCTGAACGCTGCACAGAACAGCGGAGAGGTGCGCTCCTTCACGCCCGCCGATCTGCCTGCCTGTCATCTGTTCCTAGACCGCGCCGCCGCCCACTCCGACTTGGCGCAACTCTGGGACGCCTCCGCACTCGCTCACCAACTCTATTCGCCGCCTGTGTCACACACGTTGGTCAGCGCGCTAAACGGACACATTCAGGGCTTCAGCACCAGCTTTGCTTGGCCGCTGCACAGCCGTTCCTCTCTTCCTGCCGAAGCCATAGACCTGCTGCTGCTCGACGATCTGACGCCCGCCGCCCGCTGCCACTTGCTGCAGGCTACCGCTGCGGCCAGTGCCGAGCGCGGCGCGTGGCTGACCCTCGCTGCTCGCACAGATGCCTGCCACGCCGCCACTTTTTTGGCGTGCGGCTTTGTTCCCGTGCCCCAAGTCTGCACCCTGATGCTGCTGTTTCCGGTTCCTGACCTCAAGCTTGATGACCTGCGAACTGTTGGCCCGCTGCGGCTGCGGTAG
- a CDS encoding coproporphyrinogen-III oxidase family protein encodes MTRLDLTTPAAARQFFETKLRQRQVNKVLHSFPSPRFWTGGAGTPLEARPLGSDAPSCELYVALPFCLTTAPAHCGYCLFPTEAYSNQDQLDVYLDYLAREGELYRERWLELQPRSVFIGGGTPNLLKAHQYPRLLGLIHDLLPALPAATAVTLEGIPQLFSREKLEVMQAHGVTRISMGAQQLDHQLSLLSGRKQQPKHVFQAVEWAAALGLGCNVDLIFGWPQQTMAHLERDLRGLMASGVEHITHYELNVGGATDFALNRREELPGPELVRDMYHLARELLTAGGYEQLTPYDFQKPNRQEQGESFVYEECRRTFDAHDVWGWGYAAISDFPDHRGPRDSPDQPGQNGGSTLMNARTLTAYYAALDAGRLPTEVGYTRTPADLRLSLLFRNLQSLSVDRASYRANFGQDVLEEFPGIWQAAADLGFVTLHDDALRLTPEGAYRVPLIQTALMQARVEELTDAHVAGLKQARQQQAAFQPLQPASSPSAAPS; translated from the coding sequence ATGACCCGACTCGACCTGACCACGCCCGCCGCCGCCCGCCAGTTTTTTGAGACCAAGTTGAGGCAGCGGCAGGTGAATAAGGTGCTGCACAGCTTTCCTTCGCCCAGGTTTTGGACGGGTGGTGCGGGCACACCGCTAGAAGCCCGCCCCCTTGGTTCTGACGCGCCGAGCTGTGAACTGTATGTGGCCCTCCCGTTTTGCCTTACTACAGCGCCCGCCCACTGCGGCTACTGCCTGTTTCCCACCGAGGCGTATAGCAATCAAGATCAACTTGACGTGTATCTGGATTACCTTGCCCGCGAAGGCGAACTGTACCGGGAACGCTGGCTAGAGTTGCAGCCCCGTTCCGTTTTTATCGGCGGTGGCACGCCCAATTTGCTCAAGGCGCATCAATACCCGCGCTTACTCGGCCTGATTCATGACCTGTTACCTGCCTTGCCCGCCGCTACCGCGGTCACCCTGGAAGGCATTCCGCAATTGTTCAGCCGCGAAAAATTGGAAGTGATGCAGGCGCACGGGGTGACGCGCATTAGCATGGGGGCGCAGCAACTTGACCACCAACTGAGCCTGCTGAGCGGGCGCAAGCAGCAGCCCAAGCATGTGTTTCAGGCGGTGGAATGGGCGGCAGCATTGGGCCTCGGCTGCAACGTCGATTTGATTTTTGGTTGGCCGCAGCAAACGATGGCACATCTGGAACGCGACCTGCGCGGCCTGATGGCGTCGGGCGTGGAGCACATCACCCATTACGAATTGAACGTGGGCGGCGCAACCGACTTTGCCCTGAACCGCCGCGAAGAATTGCCCGGCCCGGAACTGGTGCGCGATATGTACCATCTGGCCCGCGAACTCCTGACGGCGGGCGGCTACGAACAATTGACGCCGTATGACTTCCAGAAACCCAATAGGCAGGAACAGGGCGAGAGCTTTGTCTATGAGGAATGCCGCCGCACCTTCGATGCCCACGATGTGTGGGGCTGGGGCTACGCGGCAATTTCAGACTTCCCGGATCACCGCGGCCCGCGTGACAGCCCCGATCAACCTGGACAAAATGGCGGCTCCACCCTCATGAACGCCCGCACCCTCACCGCCTATTACGCCGCGCTGGACGCGGGCCGCTTGCCTACGGAGGTCGGCTACACCCGCACTCCGGCAGATTTGCGGCTGTCTCTGCTGTTCCGCAACCTGCAATCGCTGAGCGTTGACCGGGCCAGCTACCGCGCCAACTTTGGGCAAGACGTGCTGGAAGAATTTCCCGGCATCTGGCAGGCTGCCGCTGACCTCGGCTTCGTGACCCTGCACGATGACGCCCTTCGCCTGACCCCAGAAGGAGCCTACCGCGTGCCGCTGATTCAGACGGCGCTGATGCAGGCGCGGGTGGAAGAACTGACGGACGCCCATGTCGCGGGATTGAAGCAGGCGAGACAACAACAGGCCGCCTTCCAACCGCTTCAGCCTGCGTCCTCACCTTCGGCGGCTCCGTCATGA